TGTGTAATAGGCAAGTGGTGGCAATGGACGATAAAACTCAACTATCGAATCAGCAATTGCTTTAACTTTGCTAAAATATCCGCTCAATAACCCAATAGGAATTGCAGTTATAATCGAAAGCCCTAAAGCTAAAAATAACCTTTTAAAGCTGGCTCCAAGATGTATCCAAAGAGGAACTCCATTATAACCATCTTTTAAAATACTAATAAAAGTATTCCACACTTTATATGGTGATGGTACTAATGTAGACGAAACCAACTGTAATTTAGTTATTAGATACCACACACTTAAAATCACAACCCAAGTAACTATAGTCAAAGTTTTTTCAGTTTTATTCTTTTTTATTGTATTTTTTGAACCCTTTTGTTTGTTTAAGCCCATAAATTACTCTCCTATATAATCAAATAAGTTTTTAACATAGTACTCCTCTACATTATACACTAAAATATATTTTCTCCGTATAAATATATTAGTAAGGCTAATGAGTATAACCCAGTTGCCTTACTAATAAAATACAATCTTTTAGAAATTTAAACTTGATTTAGATAAAGAAACTTTTATTCAAAGTTATATTCTGTAACTATTTTTTCTCTTCCTGTTACTTGATCTTGGAAATACTCATAGCAACAAATTCCTAAATATGATCCAGAGATATTATATACATTCTCATATCCCAAATGTTGCAATGCCATTAGTGCATTATAACTTCTTTGAGATGAACGACAATGCAAGTATACTGGTTTATCCTTTGGAATCTCATCTAATCTATCTCTAAATTGGCTCAATGGAATATTTATTGCATTTTTAAGATGTCCTTCTGCATATTCATCTTCTTCTCTTACATCTATGATAAATGCATCATTTTCTACTAATTCTCTAACCTTGTATACTGGGATTTGTCTAAACTGACCATTTAAGATATTTAATGCTACTAATGCTGCATGATTTACTACATCCTTTGCAGTTCCAAATAGTGGTGCATAGCATAATTCTAGTTCTTTTAGGTCTTCTAGATTTCCACCCATTAATATCATTGTTGCAATAACGTCTATTCTCTTATCTACATTACCTTTTCCAATTGCTTGAGCTCCAAGTATTTTACCAGTTGGATATTCATATAGCAATTTGAAATGCATTGGATTACTTTCAGGCATTAGACCTACTTTATCTCCAGGAATCAAATATACAAAATCATAGGAAATTCCTGCTGCTTTTGCAGTTTTTTCATTCAATCCTGTAGATGCCGCTCCTAAATCAAATACTTGAACTACAGAAGAACCTATTACTCCATTATTTCTATGGGGTATATTATACATATGATCTGCTGCTGCTCTCGCCTGTCTTTGAGCTGGACCAGCAAGGGCAAGTCTTGATTTCTTATGAGTTAGACGATTGTATACCTCTATAGCATCTCCAACAGCATATATATCCTTATCATTAGTTAAATAGTTATGATTAACCTTAATTCCACCAGTATCTCCTATCTCAAGGCCAGCATCCTTAGCTAAACCAGTTTCAGGGCAAACTCCTATGGCCATTACTACAGCCTTTGCAGGTATTTCTTTGCCTGATTGTAACTCTACTGATTCTTCATTAATCTTTTGTACTCCATCACTTAATACAAGGTTAACTCCTTTATCCAACATCTCTTTATGAAGGATTTGTGCCATATCATAATCAAATGGATTCATGATTTGATCTTGAGCCTCTATCAAGCTAACATTTTTTCCTGCTAATCGTAAGTTCTCTGCTACCTCTACTCCTATAAATCCACCACCAACAACAGCTACATCTTCTATATTATTGCTTACAATGTAGTCATTAAGTTTCTTAATATCTACTACATTTCTTACTGTAAACACATTAGGCTTATCTATTCCATCAATGCTTCTAGGAAGTATTGCTCTAGCTCCTGGAGATAATACCAATTTATCATAAGATTCCTCATACTCTTCTCCAGTTTCTAAATTTTTTACTACTATCTTCTTTTCTTCTCTCTTTATCTTAACTACTTCACTATTAACTCTAGCCTCTATATTATATTGACTCTTAAATTTCTCTGGACACATTAACACTAGATCTTCACTATTCTCTACTATTCCACTTAAATGAAATGGTAATGCACAGTTAGAAAATGATACATTTGGTCCCTTCTCAAACATAATTACTTCTGCTGATTCATCTATTCTTCTTGCCCTTGCTGCAGCTGAAGCACCTCCAGCAACTCCTCCAATAACTAAAATTCTTTTACCCATAATTTATTCCTCCTCTTAATTATTAATCTTTTCTTTAGGCATATGTCTTGTAGGTGGTATGATATTTAATTTGCCTTCAAATAATTTTAACCCTGCAATTCCTCCCAATGAAAGAGCTACTAAGAACCCCCAACCATGTAAAGAGAAATTACTAATGGCAGCATATAGAGCACCAATATTACATCCTTTTGCAAATCTTGCTCCAAATCCCATCATAAATCCACCTAATGCATAGAGTAAAACATCTCTAAAATTAAAATCATAATCAAATTTAAACTTTCCAGCTAATAAAAGAGCCAATACTGAACCAAAGATGATTCCTAAATTTCTTACTGTACCCCCATCATTAAGTAATCCTGCATCAACCTTCTCTACTACATCTGCAAAGGCAGGGGTATTAAAATCAAATCCAAAGTTTTGTAAAAGAGCAACTCCCCATCTTGTAAAGGCAGAAGTAACTCCCCAACTTTTACCTGTAGTGTTTATAACAAATACAAACATAATAGCTATTAATAATCCACCTAAAAGAAAATTCCATCTTTCAACGAAGAATTTATGGTAAGTATTATAACTAAATAATTTAAACTCTTCTTTTTCTTCTAAAGGTAGTTCATCATCAGAAAATGCTGTTTCTTCAAAGGTTCCTTCTACTTTTCTAATATCTTCATACTTCCTTGTAATAATATAAAGACCCAAAAGTAATATGAGAGAAACCAAAACAGCTCCTACATATCCAAATACATCTGGTAAATAGACTGTTGTAGAAATATCTCCCAACAAAGATTGGTCAAATTTATATCTTAATCCATGACCAGGAACAGCTCCAATTACAAAGAATACAAGAGCGATAGCAGCACGGATAGCCCCTTCTCCTAAATCAGTCAATGTTCCTGATGCACATCCTCCAGCTAACATCATGCCTATTCCGAAAATAAAGCCTCCAATTATCACTGCTAAATTCAAAGCCCTTACTGAACCATATCCTGGAATAGCTTCTGCTCCAGTTGATACAGCTGCCCAATGTATTCCTGCCATTGCGATTATAGTTATTCCAAACATTATTAACAATGCTTTGGTAAGACTTCCCTCTCCAGTTATATAAATTCTCTTAATTCCTCCAGCAAATCCAAATCTTGAACGAGTTAGAATATAACCAAAGATAATCCCTGTAATTAGATATACAGTTAATTTAGAACTAGAACTACTTAAAGAAAATCCAAAAAATCCAATCAGTATAATGCCTATAATGGCTATTATAGTTTGTGTTTTGCTATTTTTTTTCATTTTTGTCCTCCATTTATCTTTTTTGATATGGCAAAGCACTTCACTTTTATCGCACTACAGTATATACTAGATATTAAATTTTTTGTATATCGTGTTTTATATGCTGTATAAGTAAAATCTGTATGTCTTATTGATATTTCAGCAATATATAATAAGTGGTTAGCTTGATGCCTTTTTGGCAAATGTATTTCCGATAATTCCACCAATAACCATAAATATTAAAAATATCCATCCTGATAGTGAAAAATTAGCTATAGGTGTATATAAAGCCCCTACATTACAACCGTTAGCAAGACGTGTTCCTAATCCCATGGTTATACCACCTAATGCAAATAAAAAGACTTCTTTTACTGTTATATGCATTTCTGACATAAATTCTTTTTTTAGCTTACCAGCAGTTAATAGATAAAAAATAGTTCCTATCAAAATGCCAACATTTTGTACTGTAATCGGATGCTCAAAGAATGGTAATTCAAAAACACTTGATGACATTTTAGTAAAGGAAGCTAATGAGTCAGCTGAAACCCCAAACATCATTAAAAACTTACCAAACCAAATCCCATAAGGAGTAGATGCACCCCATCCTGCTTTTGTAATACCCATTAATAGTACAAATATAATACTCATAGCCATTGCCCCTTGTTTCAAAGTCCAAGGTTTTATAAACAAACGATTATAGTTTGCAGTACTAAAAAATGCATGGTCTTCATCGGCACATGCCCCTTGACTAGTAGCTAAAGAACTAGAGTCTACTATACCTAAAACATAATCTTTACTCTCTTGAATCTCTTCCATTGGATGACCGATGTAAGTGTTCTTTCTCCTGCGATATTTCTCATACCTACATGCTACAAAAGCTACTAAACTAGCTAATAAAGCAATAGTTATCATAGCTCCTATATAACCTTCAAAACCATCCCATTTAAACAGGTCTGGCAAATAAACTCCCCCAGCTGTCTTTTGACCTACTTCTGTGGTAAACCAAGACCTTCTAACCAAACTTGAAGTCCTTTGTATTGGAAATCCAATGAATATACCTAAACCGAAAAATATCAATGTTACAAATGCCCTAGGAAATCCTGTTGCTAAATCAGTAAGTACCCCTGAGGCACAGCATGCAGAGAATGACATCCCAAATCCAAATAGCAAAGCCCCCAACATTAATCCTAAGTTAATAGGATTAATCCAAAGTCCATAACTACTAGGATCTCCTTTAAATAAAAATGCTGCATTTAATAAAGCTGTAATGAAAAACATAAACATCATAGTTCTTGCCAATTTTGTTGATCCAGTATTATATGCACGGTTAACACTACCTGCAAAGCCTGTATAAGCCCTTGTAAGGGTATATCCTAATCCCAAACCAACTAAAAGTCTAAAGAATAACATATCTGTCTTTAGAAACATTTTCCCAAAAATTAATACTAATAAAATACCTATAAATCCCAAGATGTTTTCTAGTTTATTCATTTTTTTACCTCCTCCAATCAATTATTTTCTAATTTAAAAGATTCTAAGCATTACATTCATATTAACGCTAATGCTTAAATCAAAGATATAATTTTAACACTATATTGCTAATAATAACCCTCCCTTTTAAGTGTTATTATTTTAACGTGTTATAATTGTAACATAGTTCAAGACACTTCTATTCTTTGAATAAGTAATACTGGATAAGAAAAAATGATATCAAATAATTTTCTATTAGTTAAAATTTTTTAAAATACTGAACTCACCATAAAGAATTCAGTATTTTAAGTGAATCAAAACATTAAGACATATCTTGTTGATTTACCTCTACTTTAGTATTCTCTGGCCTTTGTACTGGTAAAGAACTGTCCTTAGACCATTGAACCCATGCACCATCATATAATTTAAGATTTGTATATCCTGCATTGTAAAGTGCAAGGTATGTTTGGGCACCTCTAATTGAAGTTTTACAATACATAATAGCAGTATCTTCAGGTATGAGCCCCTCATCTAAATACATTGTCTGAATATCAGAAACTGATTTAAAAGTGCCATCGTTATAATTATTGTCAATATAATTCATCAATACAGAACCTGGAATAGTTCCTGCATCATATTCTTCTTGAGAACGAGTGTCTATTAACATCACATTTTCTTTAGGGTTGTTTACTTGCTCCTTTACATCATCGATAGTAGCAATCATACTTGTATCTTTTTCCTTAGCTGTATATTCTACAGGGGAAATATTGGGTAGTTCTTTGGTAAATTCAGCACCAGCCTTACCCAAAGCCTTTAATCCACCACTGACAACTTTGACATCTTCATGTCCATAAACCTTCAAAGTCCACCATAACCTTGCTGAATCCATGTTGTTATTATTATCATAAACTATAATTGTGGAATCATTAGAAATACCATTTTTGCTCATGACTTCTTCAATTTGTTCCTTTGACCCAAGCATATTTGGTACAGGTTCATTGATTACTATATCTGCTCTAGCAATATTAACAGAATTCTTAACATGATTTTGTGAATAACCTCTAGTATTTTGAGCATCAACTATCACAACATCCTCTTGACTAAGTAAATTTACTGCTTCACTGGCATCAATAATCTCTGTTCCTTCTTCCCCACTAAATGAACTACATCCAGCATTCATGAACATAATTCCCATTATAAGTATAAATAATAACAATTTAGATAACCTTTTCATATTTTACCCTCCATTCTTATTAATGCTATTTGCAAATACTTAAACAATAAATTGTTAATTTATATACAACATAATTATACTTTAAATTTGAAGGTACCTGTCATAACTATTTTTAATATAGTATTTAATTATTAAATATAAACTTTATAACAAAATAATATATAGGAAATGTTATAATTGAAAAGTATTTATAGATTCATGAAATGATTATATTTATTTTATGAGGTGAAAAAATGATCAAAAATAAATTTGATTTAAACAGAAGGATTTTTATAGTACTAATTGCAATATATTTTATATTAAATTTAATATTTTTAACTAAATTTCCTTTTGTTCACTCCGATGAGCCATGGTTAAGTGGTCTATCTAGAAATATCTTAGAAAAGAAAAGTTTTTCTGTTACAGAAACTTTTTTTGACTTATATGAGAGAAATCCACATGCTATCAAATCCTTATTTCATTTAATCCAAATATTCTTTTTGAAGATATTTGGCTATAATATTTTTACCTTTAGATTAATATCTTTAATATTTGGAACTATGACATTATTCTTCTTTTACAGGTTATCTTACATTTTATTTAAGTCAAAAAACTTTGCTCTATTTTCAACTTTTTTATTATCTATAGATGTTCAATATATATATGCATCACATTTTGCAAGACAAGAGATAATATTACTCTTTGTCCTTGTATTAGGGTTATATGTTTTTTATAAAAATAATGATATCAATAATTATTATAGAGATATAATAATAGGAATTTTAATTGGCCTGAGTATAGGTATACATCCCAATAGCTTTATCATATCTCTTGGATTTGGAACTTTGTATTTATATCATATTCTCATTACAAAAAAATTGAAATCTAAAAATATAGCCATATATATTTCTATAGTATCTTTATTTGCCACATGCTTTGTTTTAATAAGCTTTCAATTTGATCCAAACTTTTTGAATCATTATGCAAATTATGGAAGTAAGTTTGGAGTACTTAAACCGATAACATCGAAATTTAAACAAATAAAAAATTTCTATTTGAAACTCTATTATGGTGTTAGTGGCACATACTATACCCCTAATATCAAATTCCAGTTCTATCTATTTGTTACAGTTTTATTTATAACATTAATAAAAATATTCTCTACTAAGAATAAATCTAAAAAAGAGTATCTAATCTCTATGATTTTAGTCATTCTATCTGTGAATATAGGAATAATTTCAATAGGTAGATTTAATGCAACCAGTATAATTTTTCTATTTCCAGCATTCTATTTGTTGACAGTCTATATAATAAGAGATTGTAAAAAATGGAAAGCTTTATGCATAGCTCTAGTATCTATATCACTTATTATTACTACAAGCATTAATATACTGCCATATTTAGATACTTCCTATGACAACTATCTCACCGAAATAGGAAGGATAATCAAAAAAGACGATACTGTTTTGGCTAATCTCAATAGTGAATACTATTTTGAAAATGGAAAGTTATATGACTATAGAAATTTGTCTTATTTAAAGAAGTATAATATGAGTTTTTCAGATTATATATATAATCGTGAAATTAAATATATAGTATATTCTGAAGAGATGGATTATATATATAATGCTAGGCCCATATGGAATGGAGTATATGGTAATCCATATTTCTATTATAATGACATGAAAAATTTCTTAAATACTAAATGTACTCTAATACATAAATTCAAAGACAATATCTATGGAATAAGAATAGCAAGATATATCAATACTAGAGACTGGTGGATAAAAATATATAAAGTGAATAAATAGCCATGGCTATTTATTCACTTTATATATTCTGAATTTTATAATTTTTCATCCTATAACATAATACTATATACCTTAATCTTTCTTTAGTATTATTAAAAGCACTGTGCTTTATTTTTATTGATTCTAAACGATTTGCCATCAATAGCCCTTTGAACAGCTAATATACCATCAAGATGGTCATATTCATGTTGTATTAATTCTGACAAGTCCCCTATTGCATCTAATACACAATCCTTCCAATCCAAGTCTTTATAGTAAATTTTACATTTTTTATATCTATATAATTTTACTTCTAAACCAGGAAAACTCATGCAATCATCCCACATTTCAAATTTTTCATCATCCTCAAACTCAAGCCTAGGATTTATCAAAGCTATCGATCTACCATTGAAATATATATATATTATCCTAAAAAATTCATCAATTTGAGGTGCTGCTATAGCCCTTCCAAACCCATATGACTTCCTAAAATCCATTATAGTATCATGTAAATCATTCACTATCTGTTCCGCTTTATCTATCTCATACTCCGACACCTCTTTACATTTCTTATATAGATTTTCATTTCCTAATAACAATATTTCCCTTATAGCCATTATTTACCCCCTTATATAAATTCAATATTTAACAATACAAAAATCAACCTAATTTATCTCCCTTTTTTACTGGATGATCTGGTTTAATCAGTACAACACCTTCTTCAGCATATACACCCAATATCAATACTTCAGACATAAAATCTGCAATCTGTCTAGGTGGAAAATTTACTACCCCTAAGACTTGTTTTCCCAGCAATTCATCCATTTTATAGCAATCAGTAATTTGTGCACTGGACTTCTTTGTACCTATTTCATGACCAAAATCTACCCACAATTTATATGCAGGTTTTTTTGCTTTTTTAAAGTTTTCAACTTTAGTAATTTCCCCTACTCTAATATCTAATTTCAAAAAATCATCAAATGTGGCCATTTACATCACTCCTAATACAATATATTTAATCCATAGCCTCAATCTGTGGTTCACACGACCATTTGTTGTCTATAATACATCTTGTATTCATAATTATTTTACCATTTATACAATAATATTAATATATTTTTAGTACAACTATTAAGGGAATCTAATTTTGTAAAGAAGGTAAAAGATTTAAAATCTAAACCTGGCTCTCTTCTCACAATGACTTTATTTGTTTTTGTACTTATATTTGTTGTTTTCATATTTAGCTAATTGAAATTTAACTAGTAAGCCACCAATAGTAGTAAAATTGCAGGGTCTACTTTTAGATATTTTAGGAAACTTATTTTTATACCATTGCCTAGTTAATTTTCCTTTTTCTTTTATTTCTTTAATTGCTTCTTGAATTTCTTCATAAGTAACTTTCTTTTTATTTTTCTTTCCTATTCTATAAAAAAAACCTTCTTCATCAATTTTTATTACTTCAGTTTCCTTTCTTGGTTTTTTTATTTTCATTCCAACAAATAGTGGATTCATTATATTGTGTTCATTTTCAATAAATCTACTAGGATTATTTTTTATTGGTAAATCTATATTTAGTATCTCACAAATTTTTTCAATTCTTTTTATAAGTTTATTTTTTTTCCTTTTCTCCCCAGGGAATATTTCCACTTTCCATCATCTTCTATATCTTCTTTAATTAATTTTGCTAATCTTATTATTTCTCTTTGTTCAAGTTTTTCTTTTTCCCTATTTGCAAATAGTTTTTTTAATTTTTCACTTCTCTCTTTAGAATCACAATTTTTTTCAAGTATATATAACTTTTTCTCACTTTCAGTCATATTGTCTAATTTTTTCTGTTCTTTCAACTCTTCAACTTCTTTTTCTAAGTATTTTAGAATTATCTATACCTTGTCGTAAACATTTGTCTTTTGTTATTTCTTCAAAATATCCATACCCAACATTTGATAATAATTGTCCATTTCCTGCATACACTGGACTAATAGCCTTAATATATATTGTTTCTTTGTCTTTATACATGTTAATACCTCCTAAATCAGATTAATTTTTTGATTTCATCTTTTATGTATTTTTAATAAATTGTCTTCAAATTTGCTCTTTAAAATAGCTTAGTAGTATCAGATAACTTCCTATTTCCCTTTTTCACTTTTCCCATTAAAGAAGTTATAAAAATTTATGTTCCAAATACTCCCATAGTACATATGTAGTAAAGTTATGACTCTTTGTATTTTTGTATTATCTTTTATGATTTCAAAAAACTTATTTATGATCTTTTTCATATTTAATCTATTCCATACAAATATACAAAACTCCTCCTTTATTGTAATATCCATGTATTTTTGTATAAAAATTCATAAAAAAATAATTATATTAAAAATTAGATACTTGAAAAATATTGTTATAGTTACTACTTAATCTTGAGTTTTTTCAATATAAATATCAGGATATTTTTGGGTGTATCTTAAATTAATATCTCTATGCATAATATAACTATTTTCTATATAGTCACTAAGTTCAGTATTTATGCCTATAAAAAGCCATGTAGCTTTGTGAAAAATATCCAAAGCTACATGGCTTTAATATAAATTCATATTATTTATACAGTATTAGTAATTCAATCAATACATTACCTTTTACAATTAATATCTAAAAGCTTCTCAACACGTTGATCTTTTTGATATAGTGTCATACTTGATTCCCCGTATCCTTCTATATTTGTATTTGCTCCATTGGCAACCTGCTGGATTTTTTCTATTATTTTATCTCCTCCTTCATCAATTCCTTCAATGCCCTTCATTATTCCTGTTACATCCACATCAATATCATCGTTTATTAAATCTTCATTACCACTGACACGAATTACAGGAATAAGTGGGTTATTGAATCCAGCTCCTCCTGTGGTCCATACAATCATTTGAGCTCCAAAAGATAAAAAATTAATTCCTGATCCACCACATAACATAGTCGCTTCTGATAAATAAAAACCTGGTTCTTTGGGCTTATCAATAAAATTCTTATTTACCTCCAATACATCCAAAATAGGCCTATTTCCCATTTTATGCAAAGCGCCCATGGATTTTTCTTCAAGGGTTGTTAGGCCACCAATACTATTTCCAATACTCATTGTTTCAACTTCAGTTCCTTCTACACTCCATCTACTTTCTTCGTTTTTTATTAAAGATACAATCTTTTCAGCAACTTCTCTATTTTTAGAACGTTGTATAAGTACTTCCTCACATCCTAAAAGTTCCATTAACTCACCACCAATAACAGTTCCTCCAAGATCAATAAACTTGTCTACCATATTTCCTACACTTGGATTGGATGCAATTCCAGAACTTGTATCCGAGCCACCACACTTTACACCTACTATTAACTTTTCTATTGAGACAGGCTCACGTTGAAATGAGTTAGAATATTTAACAAGTTCCTGCATCATTTGTTTTCCCTGTTCAATTGTTTTTTTAGTTCCACCACTTTCTATGCAATTGATACCTAATGCCTTCTTACCTGTTTTTGATATTGGAGACATAATTTGTTCTAATGAAATGCTCCCACATCCCATTGCAATGACTAGACATGCAGATACATTGGGGTTTTTTGCAACTTCAACCATCTGATTAAATGTTTCTTCATTACCACCAAGCATACATGTATAATAATTAGTTAATAAAACAACATCATCGAATCCTTTGGCTATGTGTCGTGCAATTCCTTCACAACATTCATCTACAGAAATAATCAATACTTTATTTCGAATCCCTACTGCTCCATCTGCTCTTTTATACCCCATAAATTCCATGACTATCCCTCCATATCTATATTCATTTGCTTGATAATTTCTTTTTTATAAGATTTAGGTATATCCACTCTTAAGCTTTTAACATTATGAACATGAACCAATTTCCCTTTTTCTATATCTTTCGTACATTCTCCTATACAGACACCATATTTGATGATACTTTCATTTTTCTTAATATCACATAAAGCTATTTTGTTTCCAAATGGTATAGACTCTTTTGCTAGTATAGTATATAACTCTTGATTATTACTAGACATAATATGCACTGTATCTCCGCTTTTAATATCATCAAGGGCAGTTGCAACAATGTCATTATCTTCCATTATAATCATTTTCTTTGTCATTGGCTCTCCTCCTAAATATATATTATTTATAAATACTTTTTTACTTTAATATTTGGATAATCTAAATTCTTAGGATTTAGTTTCATCTTCCAGAGAAGGAACAACAATATCGCCGTCTTTTTCTTTCTTAATAGCATGAACAATTCCGATTGCAAATGCCACTGCTGTTGCAATAACTATATATAACTTAATAGATGCAATAGAATTAATAATAATTGCAATCTGAACCAAACTAGCCAAGATAATTGCAGTATAAAATACACCATTGGGAACATTTTTCAGACACTCTCTGTTAGCCCATGCATTAGGATACCTTTTAGGAATTAAAGCAAAAGAAATCATCATCAGAATTCCCATCAGTAGATCTGTGAGCAGCAATGTATTTGCAATAGTATTGATATCCCACTTAAGCACAAGGGGGATCATAGAGCATAAATACACCACTGTTATAATCATCCAGGGACTGCCATTTTTATTTGTAACGCCAAACTTTTTAGGAAGCCAACCATCTACTGTAGCTTTATAAAGAGGTTCTGTATATGCACACATGCAACTATTAATAGTCGAAGATAATGCCATAAAAGGTGCCGCAATCATAAAGAAAATAAATACTGGCTTAGAAAGTATCTCTCTAGCAACAAATGTAAGTG
This is a stretch of genomic DNA from Clostridiisalibacter paucivorans DSM 22131. It encodes these proteins:
- a CDS encoding FAD-dependent oxidoreductase, with the protein product MGKRILVIGGVAGGASAAARARRIDESAEVIMFEKGPNVSFSNCALPFHLSGIVENSEDLVLMCPEKFKSQYNIEARVNSEVVKIKREEKKIVVKNLETGEEYEESYDKLVLSPGARAILPRSIDGIDKPNVFTVRNVVDIKKLNDYIVSNNIEDVAVVGGGFIGVEVAENLRLAGKNVSLIEAQDQIMNPFDYDMAQILHKEMLDKGVNLVLSDGVQKINEESVELQSGKEIPAKAVVMAIGVCPETGLAKDAGLEIGDTGGIKVNHNYLTNDKDIYAVGDAIEVYNRLTHKKSRLALAGPAQRQARAAADHMYNIPHRNNGVIGSSVVQVFDLGAASTGLNEKTAKAAGISYDFVYLIPGDKVGLMPESNPMHFKLLYEYPTGKILGAQAIGKGNVDKRIDVIATMILMGGNLEDLKELELCYAPLFGTAKDVVNHAALVALNILNGQFRQIPVYKVRELVENDAFIIDVREEDEYAEGHLKNAINIPLSQFRDRLDEIPKDKPVYLHCRSSQRSYNALMALQHLGYENVYNISGSYLGICCYEYFQDQVTGREKIVTEYNFE
- a CDS encoding YeeE/YedE family protein, with the translated sequence MNKLENILGFIGILLVLIFGKMFLKTDMLFFRLLVGLGLGYTLTRAYTGFAGSVNRAYNTGSTKLARTMMFMFFITALLNAAFLFKGDPSSYGLWINPINLGLMLGALLFGFGMSFSACCASGVLTDLATGFPRAFVTLIFFGLGIFIGFPIQRTSSLVRRSWFTTEVGQKTAGGVYLPDLFKWDGFEGYIGAMITIALLASLVAFVACRYEKYRRRKNTYIGHPMEEIQESKDYVLGIVDSSSLATSQGACADEDHAFFSTANYNRLFIKPWTLKQGAMAMSIIFVLLMGITKAGWGASTPYGIWFGKFLMMFGVSADSLASFTKMSSSVFELPFFEHPITVQNVGILIGTIFYLLTAGKLKKEFMSEMHITVKEVFLFALGGITMGLGTRLANGCNVGALYTPIANFSLSGWIFLIFMVIGGIIGNTFAKKASS
- a CDS encoding YeeE/YedE family protein codes for the protein MKKNSKTQTIIAIIGIILIGFFGFSLSSSSSKLTVYLITGIIFGYILTRSRFGFAGGIKRIYITGEGSLTKALLIMFGITIIAMAGIHWAAVSTGAEAIPGYGSVRALNLAVIIGGFIFGIGMMLAGGCASGTLTDLGEGAIRAAIALVFFVIGAVPGHGLRYKFDQSLLGDISTTVYLPDVFGYVGAVLVSLILLLGLYIITRKYEDIRKVEGTFEETAFSDDELPLEEKEEFKLFSYNTYHKFFVERWNFLLGGLLIAIMFVFVINTTGKSWGVTSAFTRWGVALLQNFGFDFNTPAFADVVEKVDAGLLNDGGTVRNLGIIFGSVLALLLAGKFKFDYDFNFRDVLLYALGGFMMGFGARFAKGCNIGALYAAISNFSLHGWGFLVALSLGGIAGLKLFEGKLNIIPPTRHMPKEKINN
- a CDS encoding sulfurtransferase, whose translation is MKRLSKLLLFILIMGIMFMNAGCSSFSGEEGTEIIDASEAVNLLSQEDVVIVDAQNTRGYSQNHVKNSVNIARADIVINEPVPNMLGSKEQIEEVMSKNGISNDSTIIVYDNNNNMDSARLWWTLKVYGHEDVKVVSGGLKALGKAGAEFTKELPNISPVEYTAKEKDTSMIATIDDVKEQVNNPKENVMLIDTRSQEEYDAGTIPGSVLMNYIDNNYNDGTFKSVSDIQTMYLDEGLIPEDTAIMYCKTSIRGAQTYLALYNAGYTNLKLYDGAWVQWSKDSSLPVQRPENTKVEVNQQDMS
- a CDS encoding peptide deformylase — translated: MAIREILLLGNENLYKKCKEVSEYEIDKAEQIVNDLHDTIMDFRKSYGFGRAIAAPQIDEFFRIIYIYFNGRSIALINPRLEFEDDEKFEMWDDCMSFPGLEVKLYRYKKCKIYYKDLDWKDCVLDAIGDLSELIQHEYDHLDGILAVQRAIDGKSFRINKNKAQCF
- a CDS encoding tRNA-binding protein, yielding MATFDDFLKLDIRVGEITKVENFKKAKKPAYKLWVDFGHEIGTKKSSAQITDCYKMDELLGKQVLGVVNFPPRQIADFMSEVLILGVYAEEGVVLIKPDHPVKKGDKLG
- a CDS encoding phospholipid carrier-dependent glycosyltransferase, with the protein product MIKNKFDLNRRIFIVLIAIYFILNLIFLTKFPFVHSDEPWLSGLSRNILEKKSFSVTETFFDLYERNPHAIKSLFHLIQIFFLKIFGYNIFTFRLISLIFGTMTLFFFYRLSYILFKSKNFALFSTFLLSIDVQYIYASHFARQEIILLFVLVLGLYVFYKNNDINNYYRDIIIGILIGLSIGIHPNSFIISLGFGTLYLYHILITKKLKSKNIAIYISIVSLFATCFVLISFQFDPNFLNHYANYGSKFGVLKPITSKFKQIKNFYLKLYYGVSGTYYTPNIKFQFYLFVTVLFITLIKIFSTKNKSKKEYLISMILVILSVNIGIISIGRFNATSIIFLFPAFYLLTVYIIRDCKKWKALCIALVSISLIITTSINILPYLDTSYDNYLTEIGRIIKKDDTVLANLNSEYYFENGKLYDYRNLSYLKKYNMSFSDYIYNREIKYIVYSEEMDYIYNARPIWNGVYGNPYFYYNDMKNFLNTKCTLIHKFKDNIYGIRIARYINTRDWWIKIYKVNK